TACGAAAGGGACGAAAACATATAATTTTTCATCTCGGCGAGCGGTGTTTTTTTTCTTTTTCATAGTGTACAAAAAATGCGTGAAGCAATAGTCAACTGTCAAAGAGGTACTCGGAAACCCAACAACCAGAAGACTACGCCCACGCAAGTATTTTGCACAGGCGAAAGTCTATCAATTTTGGTTGTTAAAGAAGATTCCGAGTTTTCTTTGACCAAATCAATAGCTTACGCGATTAATAATATTTTTCTAAGTGTAAAATTAGATTTTTATTTCAAAACATTTTTATTGTATTTTTAAAATTATATGCTACTTATAGGAACACTTTTTAAATTTTCTTAATAAATACTCGACAGCTTCAGCATCTGAAAGTATTTTTATCTTTTTAGTTGCTGTTTTGGTCTTATTCACCAATTCAGATTGCACACCAAGCATAGCAAATAAACGAGATTTCTCTTTCTCGTTTAATGCTTCTATAACTTGATATGCGGTTTCTGCTAACATGAAGTTTATGGTTTAAGACCTTTCTTGAGTTTGCTTTCTATCTTTTTTCCAATAGTTTGATTAACTTCTTGTCGATGATTACTTGATTGTCGATGCTTATTCTCGTCGCATTTTGTATCTGTGTTTTCAACTCCAATTGCATTTTCTTTACTTGCTCTAATTCCAGCATCAATTTCTGGAACAGTAGAATGGTCTCTGATTTGTTCATAATTATTAAGTTTAGATTTTATATTTTGCCAAGATATTTTTTTGTGTACATCACTTCCTTTATAAGGTATCTCTTTATACAGAAAAGATATACCTGAAATGTACCCGGTGCTACTTTGATTTAATTTGGTATCTACTCCTCTTTCTTTTAATTTCTTGATAAATAACTCAAGATTGATATTCGCATTCAGAGTTTCAAAAATGATATTTTGCAACTCTAATCTTGCAGGAACGTCTCCAGTTCTCAAGCATTTTTCTATTTCACCTTTACTGAGAACATTGCTTTCTTCCTTAAGTATAAGTTTAGTTAAATTATATTTTAGTTCTAATTTGCGAACCAGTGCCTCACTCCGTTTGTAATTTTGAGAATCGCTAACCACATTTCCATCATATTTAACCCTATTTGCCACAACATGCGTGTGCAATAAATCCGTATCCCGATGTAAGAAAATTACATACTGATTGTCATCAAAACCCATACCCTCTAAAAAATCACGGTTTAAGCTTGCAAAATCTTCATTAGAAAGTTTTTCTGAGTCAGAATAAGGCAAATTCAAACTTACATGATATACCGCTCTGGAAAGGTTGGGTTTCAACTGCCTAATAACATTAAACTCTTTGGTTTGTTTTACCACTGAATGTGCCGATAAATTAGAATCTAAAACAATAGCCTCTCCTCTATCAACCTTCTTTTGACTGTATAACAAGACCCCATAAAAATCTTTTCCGATGATTTGCTTGGCTATCATACTAATCCAACAATTGATTTTTAATCGTATTTAACTTTTCTTTTAAATTCAATAAATCCTCTTCTAAACCTTTCAAATTTGGATTGCCTTGATTCGCTAGTTTGGCCATTTGGTTAATATTATTACCTATCCGAGAAAGTTCAATTAGGTAATCTCTATTTAGACCAAGCATAGAAAATTTAGGTAACTGTTTTTTCAAAGACCTAATTCGTATAAATTGAGTAACTGAAAGACCATAAGATCTAGAAAATTCTTCAATTTGAAGTTGCTCATCAAGAGTAAATCTGATATTGATTTGGAACATTTTTAAATCTTGAATATGTTTCTTTGGTCTTGTCATAGCAATTCAATTTTAGGATAAATGAAAACTCATTTGTTCGTTTACCTGATGACAAATCTATAAGGGTAATTGCTAGCAAAAAAGATTTACCGTAATCAAAAAAACGATACGGTAAATTTGATTCCAATTAATTTGAAGATAATTTGAAGAGTAATACACTAAGATTTAAACTTTTCAAAAAATAAAAAAACGATTAAATTTTAGAGAAAAAGCATCATTTAAAAATAGGGCTCTGCCAGATTACAAATTAAACGGGGTGTGGGGTGTAACCCTGCCAAGCCATTCGACCAAAGGGAGGTTTTTGCTATCAAAAACATGGCTTGCTTCGTGACAACCTATAATTTTAGTTTGGCCTTAAGGGGAAAAAAATAAGCATAAAAAAAACCTTCACTTTTGATGAAGGTTAGACCTATTTACTTTTTAGATTAGCAATCATCACTGATCATTTTGGTATAGGTTTCCTTTAAAGTTTCCTCAGCTTCTTTTACTTCAAAAAAATGAAAAGGTGTTTTCAAAATTTCAGAAATAGCATCTTTATAATGTCGTTTTTTATACGCCATATCTTTGCCATTAAAATATTTACAAGGATTTTTTGGATGTACTTTTTGAGGAGTATCGAGAACGTTTTTTTCTTTGTTTCTTATTTCAAACCGTAAAGCTGCTTTATTTTCATATTTCTTTAAATCAGTAAAATCATATGAAAGTCTATCATAAAAATCTTCTTCTAAAACCACAATTAAAGCTTTTCTTCTTGATAGATAATATTTTAAATCTAACTCAATGCAATTAAAAATAGATTTATCTTTAACTAAATGGTCGTGTAATAGTTTTAATTGTTCAGACGTAAAAACTACTCCTTTAATTTTAATTGAAATAACCAAAATTTGATCACTATTCAAGTAATCGAATACTTCTTTTAAATTAGCTTTTATCATCTTTTAGGCCCTCCTCTTCTTTTACCTTTGTTTAAATTTTGATCTAACGAAACAATCTCTTTGATAGCTTGTTTTAAATTTAGCTCCCGTTTAAAAATTAAATGCATTTTTTGACAAGCGATACTTCCTAATAAAAAATAATCCCGCATGTTTAAATCCTGTTTTTCAATATGTTTTTTAATAAAAAACGCAAGTAAAACCGCTTCGTAATTTTCTATTGGCTCCTTTATAGCGTCCATTTTTTTATACATTAAATCCCAAAATTCACCTCTACTTTGTGTTGATTTAATAGGTTGTTTAACAATAGAGCTACCCATAATTTTAGAAAATGATTCTAAAAAATACCTACCATATTCCCATTGTCGTACATTTAATTGATCAATTAATGCCTCTTGAGTAAACTCTTTAATCTCTGGATATTTAAAAAAATCTCCTAATCTATAGGGTTTAGAAAGTAATGTATTGAACCATTCTTTTTTAAAGTCTGATAAATTATCTAAGAGTATTAATCCGAAGTTAATGGTGATTTTAAAATAACGATTTGAATCTAAATTGAAGTTTTTTGGATCTGTTCCCGGTAGTTGTTCCAAGTAGTTACCATGTAATTCAATCGAAAATGAAAGTGCAAGCAGAGACTTAAAATCTTGCTCCGAAAAGGACACAAACTCAATATTGACAAGCTTTTCCTTTAGTTCATCATATATTACATATTCTGATTTTAGTGGTGAAAGAACCTCAAATTCATTTAATATCATATTGTTGATTATTTAAGTTTAAAACAAAAAAAAGCTGAATTTATTTAAATAAAAAATATAATTTTTAAAAATATTGATGTATTTTAAGAAATATCCCATATGTAATATTCAAGACAATAATATTCCGAATTAGAATATTTGGTAGTGTATTCATTGATTAGTTTTCACATTAATTAATTCTAACATTTAATAGTTCTAACATTTAGTAGTTCTAACATTTAATAGTTCTAACATTTAATAGTTCTAACATTTAATAGTTCTAACATTTAGTAGTTCTAACATTTAGTAATTCTAACATTTATTAATTAATTAGTTTATTAATTAGTTTTTAATTAATTTATTAATTAGTTTTTAATTAATTTATTAATTAGTTTTTAATTAATTTATTAATTAGTTTTTAATTAATTTATTAATTAGTTTATTAATTAGTTTTTAATTAATTTATTAATTAGTTTTTAATTAATTTATTAATTAGTTTTTAATTAATTTATTAATTAGTTTTTAATTAATTTATTAATTAGTTTTTAATTAATTTATTAATTAGTTTTTAATTAATTTATTAATTAGTTTATTAATTAGTTTTTAATTAATTTATTAATTAGTTTATTAATTAGTTTTTAATTAATTAATAAACTAGTTTGCATCTTGTTTTCTAATAAATACAAGAGTGGATTTGTGTTTTTAAATTTTTATTGATTATAAAGAAAGATAAAATAGAGTAATATTTATCTCTTATTATGGGATGAAAAATATGGGGTTTAAGATCAAGAATTGAATACTTTTTCTATATAGACAAGAGTTCTAACAAAATATTTATTCTTAGCATATCTGAAAGCTATTCTGAAACCTGATTACAGTATCCTTCTTTTTACTTTTTTAAAAACTTGACTATCGTAAAGGCATCCATTCCAGAGCATTTAATTCTTTTATTGAACCCAAAATAAAACAATTACGTAAAATGAAATTGGAAGTATAGGTACATTTTATGACCTCTTCAAAATTGAAATAATAGCTATTGATTATTGAAATAGATCCGTCAACAGTGATACGTTTCTATTTTATCTGTAAAGTCAATTTTTCTTGATTTCCTATTATTTGCCACATTAGGAATGTCTACTCTAGTTTATCTAATGCGCCTTTTTGTATGAGGTAGAGTAATCGTTCCCTTTTGGGAAAGCATAATGCTTTATTGTTTATTAGAAAAGAGAATTTTGATTCAGGTTTTTAGCCATCAAATTGACTTCATATGGAAATGCGAATGCTTCTATAGGATGATGTTGCAACCATTTTGCTTCGTCTTCTGGTTTTAGTATTACCGGCATGCGTTTTTTGATATTGTGTATTTCTGACATGACTGTGTTGGCTTGGGTGGTAACAATAGCATAGGTGTTTTTGATTTCACCTGTGATTGTATTGGTCCATTGCGCATAAATTCCAGCGAAAGCAAAGAGATCATCATTCCCAATTCCGATTTCAAATTTGTTTTTATTTTTTCCTTTGCTGTCAAGCCTTTGCCATTCATAAAAGCCATTGGCAATCACAAGGCATCGCTTGTTTACGGAGTTTTTGAAGGAAGGTTTTTCGCTGATTGTCTCTATTTTGGCGTTTAAGGTGAATTTTTTAATGTCTTCATCTTGAGCCCACGCTGGTATTAAGCCCCAATTGTAATGCGTAATGATGCTTGGTTTTTCATCAATGATTACTGGAGTTTTGAGATATTCAAAACCATTGGCATGAGTTGCTGGTTTGAATTCTAGTAGATTGTCAATTGTAGCCTTGAACCTACTTTGTACTTCTAAAGCTATTTTAGTTTGTTTGGAATGATAACACATACTCTTCCCTTTAACTTTTTAATTTTCGAGTTCTTTTAAAATTGCATTCACATATTCTGCTGTTGTGGTTAGTTTTAACTTGCAAAATTTAATTAGTGTTGTGGCTCTTTTTACTTTCTCAGAAAGTTCATCAACTGATATTTCGCCTTGTTCTATTTCGGATACGATACTTTGCAATTCTTCAAAAGCGTTTGTATAATTTAGTTCTTCTTCCATTTTATTCTTTGATTTTTGTGATGGTGCTTTCAATCGTTCCGTTAAAAAGCACTGTTTCTATAGTAGTTCCCTCTTGAAGGTGGGTTGTATCTTTGACTGCTTTACCATTATGATAGGTGATACTAAAACCTCTTTTTAACACATTGACAGGATCCATGATTTGGATATTTTTATCTATGTTTCCCAATGCAAGTTCAGCATTTTTAATGTTTTTGATGGATGCCGTTTTTATAGTTTCTTGCAATAATAATACCGCTACTTGTGATTGCCTGATCCTATCGGTCGCAGTTAACTGAGTTTTATGATACAAAGCTTCTAAAACGTTATTGTTGTTTTTAATGATAAATTGGGATTGTTGCTTTATGGCATAGCTCGCATTTTTGATTTTGTTTTCATTGTTGTTAAGTATGGTATTTGTCAAAGAACGAAACAATTTAAGTTCGGATTCCAATGTGGCATTCTCTTCGCTGATCAATCGTCTGGCTTTGTCGATTATTTTGTCCTTTGCTTTTTGAATTGGTACCGAAATATTGTGGAATTTTTGAAGGAGGTACTCCGCAAGTTTTGTTGGTGTTATGGCATTGGTATGCGCGATCATTTCACATACGGTTTCATTGGTAACATGACCAATACCCGTAATGACAGGAATGGGGAATAGTGCAATTGCTTTGGCTAATTCATACTTATTATAACAGGATAGGCCGACATCGCCACCACCGCCTCTTATAATCGCCACTGCATCAAAATGATGGATCACTTTCTTTATTCGCTCTAACTGAGCAACAATACCCGTTACAGCTTTGTCACCTTGTAATATGAATGGAAACAAGAGGTAAAAGAACTTATAATTCCAATTGTTGTTGTCAATTACATTTAAAAAATCACCGTAGCCTTTGCTGGTTTCTACCGAAATAATTGCTAGTCTTTGTGGTAATAAAGGAAGATCTAGCTTTTTGTTTGCATCATAAATTCCTTTTTCTTGTAATTTTTTGATGGTTTGTCGCTTTTCATTCTCTAAATCTCCTAAGGTAAATTGTGGATCAATATCTATAATTTGGAGTGACAGTCCAAAAGCGGGGTCAAAGGAAATTTTAGCCAGAAACAATATTTTAATACCGTCTTTGAGAGGTTCCTGTAAAATTCTTAGAAAGTTGCGATTTATATTTTGGTAATCGTCACGCCACAGGGTTGATTTACATTGTGCGACAATTTTACCATCTACTTTTTCTATAATTTCAGGAAAACAATGCCCTGAATGTCTGTAATGGTTCAGCTTGTTCATTTCCGCTTTAATCCAAAAAGAACTTGAATACCGTTGTTCCAGCGTTTTTTTTATGCTTTTGGTTACTTCCAGCAGCGAAAAAATAGTTTTGTCATTGGTTTTCTCAGGCATTCTGACTTTGGATTTATGCATCAAAGGATGGTTCCTTTTATGTTTTATCAAAGATAAAGTAGTTTTTTAAGATTGTTATAAATGGCTCAAAATGATTTAATAAATTTTTGTGGTGAATGAGTGAATGGGTTGTTCATAATGAGCAGCGTTTCAAACGATACGACTTGTTTATATATAAAAAGCAGGCGTTATTTACAGACAAGCTCTAGTGGGGGAGCCAAATAAAATATCACTAAAACTAGGTATTGCGGCTTAGTTATTATTGTTTAATATTTGCAAATTATATTATTTTTTGAAAAGAATTTTTATACTAATTTAAATTTAGGCTTTGATCAAATTACTTAATTTATTAGTTGTAGTTGGTTAAAGCCAATATTAAAGATTTAATAATTTATTTACATTTTAGTAAATTATTTTATTTTTTTTTAATAATAAAAAGCTTATATATTTGCATTTTTTTAAAACTATAAAGTTTTTCAAAACATGAATTATATATTTTTTTGATAATTTTTGAGTGATAACGTATAAATAATTTTGCAACAAACCTCTTTTAGCGGATATATAAAGTTGATATAAAAGACAAGTATAATTGAATAAATGAACAAAATATATTTAATAATATTTTTTCTGTGCTTAATCACATGTAAAATAGGTGCACAGACAATAATAACAATTGATGAAGTGAATAAAATAGTTATGAATCAATCAAATAAAGCAAAAATAATTGATAATAACTTTTCAAGATCTAATATAGAATCCAGTTTTTATAAAATATCATTACTACCTAAAATATCAACTTCGATTTCTTTTCCCTATCAAAGATCTATCTCAGAGGTAAACCAATCAGATGGTAGTCAAAAATTTATTGAAAGAAATTTTTTAAATCCATCCATAAACTTGAATATT
This portion of the Flavobacterium sp. CECT 9288 genome encodes:
- the xseA gene encoding exodeoxyribonuclease VII large subunit, with product MHKSKVRMPEKTNDKTIFSLLEVTKSIKKTLEQRYSSSFWIKAEMNKLNHYRHSGHCFPEIIEKVDGKIVAQCKSTLWRDDYQNINRNFLRILQEPLKDGIKILFLAKISFDPAFGLSLQIIDIDPQFTLGDLENEKRQTIKKLQEKGIYDANKKLDLPLLPQRLAIISVETSKGYGDFLNVIDNNNWNYKFFYLLFPFILQGDKAVTGIVAQLERIKKVIHHFDAVAIIRGGGGDVGLSCYNKYELAKAIALFPIPVITGIGHVTNETVCEMIAHTNAITPTKLAEYLLQKFHNISVPIQKAKDKIIDKARRLISEENATLESELKLFRSLTNTILNNNENKIKNASYAIKQQSQFIIKNNNNVLEALYHKTQLTATDRIRQSQVAVLLLQETIKTASIKNIKNAELALGNIDKNIQIMDPVNVLKRGFSITYHNGKAVKDTTHLQEGTTIETVLFNGTIESTITKIKE
- a CDS encoding relaxase/mobilization nuclease domain-containing protein, encoding MIAKQIIGKDFYGVLLYSQKKVDRGEAIVLDSNLSAHSVVKQTKEFNVIRQLKPNLSRAVYHVSLNLPYSDSEKLSNEDFASLNRDFLEGMGFDDNQYVIFLHRDTDLLHTHVVANRVKYDGNVVSDSQNYKRSEALVRKLELKYNLTKLILKEESNVLSKGEIEKCLRTGDVPARLELQNIIFETLNANINLELFIKKLKERGVDTKLNQSSTGYISGISFLYKEIPYKGSDVHKKISWQNIKSKLNNYEQIRDHSTVPEIDAGIRASKENAIGVENTDTKCDENKHRQSSNHRQEVNQTIGKKIESKLKKGLKP
- the mobC gene encoding plasmid mobilization relaxosome protein MobC, which translates into the protein MTRPKKHIQDLKMFQINIRFTLDEQLQIEEFSRSYGLSVTQFIRIRSLKKQLPKFSMLGLNRDYLIELSRIGNNINQMAKLANQGNPNLKGLEEDLLNLKEKLNTIKNQLLD
- a CDS encoding SOS response-associated peptidase, yielding MCYHSKQTKIALEVQSRFKATIDNLLEFKPATHANGFEYLKTPVIIDEKPSIITHYNWGLIPAWAQDEDIKKFTLNAKIETISEKPSFKNSVNKRCLVIANGFYEWQRLDSKGKNKNKFEIGIGNDDLFAFAGIYAQWTNTITGEIKNTYAIVTTQANTVMSEIHNIKKRMPVILKPEDEAKWLQHHPIEAFAFPYEVNLMAKNLNQNSLF
- the xseB gene encoding exodeoxyribonuclease VII small subunit, whose amino-acid sequence is MEEELNYTNAFEELQSIVSEIEQGEISVDELSEKVKRATTLIKFCKLKLTTTAEYVNAILKELEN